The Paenibacillus sp. YPG26 genome includes a window with the following:
- the mreC gene encoding rod shape-determining protein MreC yields MLELFKLLGNKRLFILLIGLILFVAVMGFTLGPRAGLSWPEKFIKDTVGFVQSVFYKPARAVAGFFEDISNLHSLQEENRELKIMMAHYSREMPKIIALQTQVESLQNDLKFTEAQKNSNKFDLAIVDVVSVNNDPANRTLVINRGSNDKIRKGLSVISDKGMVGIVSEVSNFTSTVKLLTSMDSRDITSPGMAATAVGKENTSFGIIEDFDQQTGTFLMTKINQNDPLAKGDQIVTSGAGGAFPKNLPIGTVVSRQAGNGLTATASIKPAASFENWKSLFVVITWEVPK; encoded by the coding sequence GTGTTGGAACTGTTTAAGCTGCTAGGTAACAAGAGACTGTTCATATTATTGATTGGACTTATCCTGTTTGTTGCTGTGATGGGATTTACACTCGGACCACGGGCAGGCTTGTCCTGGCCCGAGAAGTTCATCAAGGATACGGTAGGATTCGTCCAATCGGTATTCTACAAGCCCGCTCGCGCTGTAGCGGGCTTCTTTGAAGATATCAGCAATCTGCATTCCCTTCAGGAAGAGAATAGAGAGCTTAAGATTATGATGGCTCACTATTCCCGTGAAATGCCTAAGATTATTGCGCTGCAAACTCAGGTAGAGAGCCTTCAGAATGATCTGAAGTTCACAGAGGCCCAGAAGAACAGTAACAAATTCGATCTGGCTATCGTCGATGTAGTTAGTGTTAATAACGATCCTGCCAACCGGACTTTGGTTATCAACAGAGGCAGCAATGATAAGATCAGAAAAGGCCTGAGTGTAATTTCAGATAAAGGCATGGTAGGCATTGTTAGTGAAGTCAGTAACTTCACCTCTACCGTTAAGCTGCTAACCTCCATGGATTCCAGAGATATCACCTCGCCTGGTATGGCGGCTACCGCCGTTGGCAAGGAGAATACCTCCTTTGGGATAATCGAGGATTTTGACCAGCAGACAGGTACATTTCTGATGACTAAGATTAATCAGAACGATCCGCTTGCCAAAGGAGACCAAATCGTAACCTCAGGAGCGGGTGGGGCTTTTCCTAAGAACCTGCCTATCGGTACTGTGGTTAGCCGTCAGGCTGGTAACGGATTGACAGCTACTGCAAGCATCAAGCCTGCAGCCAGTTTTGAGAACTGGAAGAGCCTCTTTGTCGTTATCACATGGGAGGTGCCGAAATAA
- the mreD gene encoding rod shape-determining protein MreD has protein sequence MARRYVMTLLLFLLFIVETTIVPLLIPGAWQTRIIPHLVFVVILFAAIYDHRYVALMLGLTFGILHDVVFYGIMIGTYSFSMGLSGYLMGLVFRSRRASLLVMMIVVVIGSLLMDSIIFGIYTVFKIYKLPYTYALVDHIIPTVIVQLIFALAIYVPLRRQIDKLVRRRPQEETA, from the coding sequence ATGGCGCGTCGTTATGTGATGACACTGCTGTTATTTCTGCTATTCATTGTGGAGACCACAATTGTCCCGCTGCTAATTCCAGGGGCTTGGCAGACCCGGATCATTCCGCATCTGGTTTTTGTAGTGATTCTGTTTGCTGCGATCTATGACCACCGTTATGTTGCTCTGATGCTTGGACTGACTTTTGGCATACTTCATGATGTGGTGTTCTACGGAATTATGATTGGCACTTATTCGTTCTCCATGGGATTATCAGGTTATTTAATGGGGCTTGTATTCCGGTCGCGCCGAGCCTCTCTCCTGGTTATGATGATCGTGGTTGTGATCGGAAGCCTGCTCATGGATTCAATCATATTCGGCATTTATACGGTATTTAAGATTTATAAATTGCCTTACACCTATGCGCTTGTTGACCACATTATTCCAACCGTGATTGTACAGCTGATCTTTGCTCTGGCCATTTATGTGCCCTTGCGCCGTCAAATCGACAAGCTCGTCAGACGGCGTCCCCAAGAGGAGACTGCCTGA